A DNA window from Aureibaculum sp. 2308TA14-22 contains the following coding sequences:
- a CDS encoding RNA methyltransferase, whose amino-acid sequence MRKLKNSELDRLNTDEFKSAKKTPLIVILDNIRSLNNIGSVFRTSDAFLIEKIYLCGITAQPPHKDIHKTALGATETVDWGYMEDTLTLVEKLKTENIEIASIEQTENSIELQNFKPAKGKKLAVIFGNEVKGVQQNVVSASNYCIEIPQYGTKHSLNISVSCGVVLWDLFNKI is encoded by the coding sequence ATGAGGAAATTGAAAAACAGTGAACTGGATAGATTGAATACCGATGAATTTAAATCCGCTAAAAAAACACCTTTGATTGTTATTTTAGACAATATAAGGAGTTTGAATAATATTGGCTCGGTTTTTAGAACATCTGATGCTTTTCTAATTGAAAAAATTTACCTCTGTGGAATTACAGCACAACCACCACATAAGGACATCCATAAAACTGCTTTAGGAGCCACCGAAACCGTGGATTGGGGGTATATGGAAGACACACTAACACTCGTTGAAAAGTTAAAAACAGAAAATATAGAAATAGCTTCCATTGAGCAAACTGAAAACAGTATTGAACTCCAAAATTTTAAGCCCGCAAAAGGTAAAAAGTTAGCTGTTATATTCGGCAATGAGGTAAAAGGCGTACAACAAAACGTTGTTTCGGCTTCCAATTACTGCATTGAAATTCCACAATACGGTACTAAGCATTCCTTAAATATTTCAGTAAGCTGCGGAGTTGTTTTGTGGGATTTGTTTAATAAAATTTAA
- the mutS gene encoding DNA mismatch repair protein MutS encodes MAAKTKKVTPLMKQYNAIKVKYPDAMLLFRVGDFYETFGEDAVKAAGVLGIVLTKRGAGSESETALAGFPHHSLNTYLPKLVKAGMRVAICDQLEDPKMTKTIVKRGVTELITPGVALNDEVLQSKANNFLAAIHFGKRKLGISFLDISTGEFLVAEGNDEYIDKLLQNFSPSEVLVQKQHKIKFKEVFGERYYTFYLDDWIFQDDYANEQLTEHFKIKSLKGFGIDDLQHGIVSAGAILYYLSETQHKKLEHISTIKRVEEDHYVWMDRFTVRNLELYFSNQPEAVTLLDVIDRTISPMGGRLLKRWLALPLKDLKQIQQRHEIVKYLIDNDEFYNGITYQIKQISDIERLISKVATGKINPREVVLLKDSLKAILPIKTNAEKSKNKALKQLGKQLHNCTDLIENISNTIRDDAPVNINKGNTIASDVSKELDELRGISTNAKTYLDDMLARETERTNIPSLKIASNNVFGYYIEVRNTHKDKVPEEWIRKQTLVNAERYITEELKEYETKILGAEEKIAILEQQIFADLLQFMTVHIQQVQENAQCIAKLDCLCSFAKTAKDHNYVRPQLDESTDLEIKNGRHPVIEKQLPIGEEYIANDVVLNRNQQQIIMITGPNMSGKSAILRQTALIVLLAQMGSYVPAQQARIGVVDKIFTRVGASDNISMGESTFMVEMNETANILNNISERSLVLLDEIGRGTSTYDGISIAWAIAEYLHEHPSKAKTLFATHYHELNDMTETFERVKNFNVSIKELKDNVIFLRKLVPGGSEHSFGIHVAKLAGMPTSVIHRANKMLKKLETSHSSEDIKDKLKQVVDEDVQLSFFKLDDPLLEDIKEEILSTNIDALTPIEALMKLNEIKRMLVKK; translated from the coding sequence TTGGCTGCCAAAACAAAAAAAGTCACTCCTTTAATGAAACAATACAATGCTATTAAGGTGAAATATCCTGATGCAATGTTGTTGTTCCGTGTGGGCGATTTTTACGAAACATTTGGAGAAGATGCTGTTAAGGCTGCAGGTGTTTTAGGCATTGTTTTGACCAAACGTGGTGCAGGTAGTGAAAGCGAAACTGCCTTGGCGGGTTTCCCACATCATTCCTTAAATACCTATTTGCCAAAATTGGTAAAAGCGGGAATGCGAGTTGCTATTTGTGATCAGTTGGAAGACCCAAAAATGACCAAAACCATTGTAAAACGTGGTGTAACAGAGTTGATCACACCTGGTGTGGCGTTAAATGACGAGGTGTTGCAATCTAAAGCCAACAACTTTTTGGCGGCAATCCATTTTGGTAAAAGAAAATTGGGAATATCATTTTTAGATATTTCTACAGGCGAGTTTTTAGTGGCTGAAGGCAATGATGAATATATTGATAAACTGCTTCAAAATTTTAGTCCGAGCGAGGTTTTGGTGCAAAAACAGCACAAAATCAAGTTCAAAGAAGTTTTTGGTGAGCGTTATTATACGTTCTATTTAGACGATTGGATTTTTCAAGACGATTATGCTAACGAACAACTAACAGAACATTTTAAGATAAAATCACTCAAAGGTTTCGGAATTGACGATTTACAGCACGGTATTGTTTCCGCTGGTGCTATTTTATATTATTTGTCAGAAACCCAGCATAAAAAGCTGGAGCATATATCAACAATTAAACGAGTGGAAGAAGACCATTATGTTTGGATGGATCGATTTACAGTTCGAAATTTAGAGTTATACTTTTCAAATCAACCTGAAGCAGTTACATTATTGGATGTTATCGATAGGACCATTTCGCCGATGGGTGGGAGACTTTTAAAGCGTTGGTTGGCATTGCCATTGAAGGATTTAAAACAAATTCAACAACGTCACGAAATTGTAAAATATCTTATCGATAATGATGAGTTTTACAATGGAATTACATATCAAATCAAACAAATTTCTGACATTGAAAGGTTAATCTCTAAAGTAGCTACGGGGAAGATAAATCCACGTGAAGTAGTGCTGTTAAAGGATTCACTAAAAGCCATTTTACCGATAAAAACAAATGCTGAAAAGAGTAAAAACAAGGCTTTGAAGCAGTTGGGTAAACAATTGCACAACTGCACGGATTTAATTGAAAATATCTCAAATACCATAAGAGATGATGCTCCTGTAAATATAAATAAAGGAAACACTATTGCGAGTGATGTCTCAAAAGAATTGGACGAATTACGTGGGATTTCCACCAATGCCAAAACGTATCTTGACGATATGCTGGCACGTGAAACGGAACGCACCAATATTCCCAGTTTAAAAATTGCCTCCAATAATGTTTTTGGATACTACATTGAGGTCAGAAACACACACAAAGATAAAGTGCCCGAAGAGTGGATCAGAAAACAAACCTTGGTAAATGCAGAGCGTTACATTACCGAAGAACTTAAAGAATACGAGACTAAAATTTTAGGTGCAGAGGAAAAAATTGCCATTTTAGAACAACAAATTTTTGCTGATTTACTGCAATTTATGACGGTTCATATTCAACAAGTACAAGAAAATGCTCAATGCATTGCAAAATTAGATTGCTTATGCTCGTTTGCCAAGACCGCTAAAGACCATAATTATGTGCGTCCGCAATTGGATGAAAGCACCGATTTGGAAATTAAAAATGGCCGCCATCCTGTAATTGAAAAACAATTGCCCATTGGTGAAGAATATATTGCTAATGATGTGGTGCTGAACCGAAATCAGCAACAGATTATCATGATTACAGGGCCAAATATGAGTGGTAAGTCCGCTATTTTACGACAAACAGCTTTGATTGTTTTACTAGCTCAAATGGGTAGTTATGTACCTGCACAACAGGCAAGAATTGGTGTAGTTGATAAAATATTTACGAGAGTAGGAGCTAGCGATAATATTTCTATGGGAGAATCTACGTTTATGGTAGAAATGAATGAAACCGCCAATATTCTCAATAATATTTCAGAACGTAGTTTAGTCTTGTTAGACGAAATTGGACGTGGCACAAGTACTTATGACGGAATTTCAATCGCCTGGGCAATAGCGGAATATTTGCATGAACATCCTTCAAAAGCAAAAACATTATTCGCCACACACTATCACGAATTAAATGACATGACTGAAACTTTTGAACGTGTAAAGAACTTCAACGTTTCTATAAAAGAACTCAAAGACAATGTTATTTTTCTTAGAAAATTGGTGCCAGGCGGTAGTGAGCACAGCTTCGGAATTCATGTAGCCAAATTAGCTGGAATGCCCACTTCCGTAATTCACAGAGCCAATAAAATGCTTAAAAAATTAGAAACAAGCCATAGCTCTGAAGATATAAAAGACAAGCTCAAACAAGTAGTAGATGAAGATGTGCAACTTAGCTTTTTTAAATTGGATGACCCTTTACTTGAAGATATAAAAGAAGAAATTCTGTCTACTAATATTGATGCATTAACCCCTATTGAAGCATTAATGAAATTGAATGAGATTAAGCGGATGTTGGTAAAGAAATAA